One region of Turicibacter bilis genomic DNA includes:
- a CDS encoding glycerophosphodiester phosphodiesterase family protein: MLHLIKQTLYYMKWNWLTLLLFELIHKFFALVVIIPTFFSILTSMMQQADLTYLSPSVIYHFIFSPSTLILGFSMILCLGYYFFFEIQAIFILIQSAIYQQRPSIFRLIEQSIKQSCTILYPKNIILLFPLIFFIPVSAFVFKFVFLDGASMTEFLFDFIYQRAPLHPMYFAFIVLIELLCLRFIFTCPVFIYKKTSVLSACQESFQLTQKNVRQLIPLLISWSLLVAIAFMTLYGFFIFSCALVIKVILPSSQAMMVFFNASLMIKNMLTIIAPSLFLIGTCAFITTLYVQSPHSFIPHLFSGYASKRQHPILLVSTTLILSLLVGELISPDNLYNVNQHLSDEMQIIAHRASATHAPENTLAALDYAILSGAHMAEIDVQQTKDGEIILMHDANLKRTTGFNRKVSEATYSDIQTLEAGNWFSSEFDGEPVPTLEEVLQRSKGQITLMIEIKAKDHPVDVARKVIELIKTYNMEKECLIGAMDYRVLQAVKMINPKIQTVYITALAYGDYQDLEDVDYYSIEASFISYALIDQIHRSGKQIYAWTVNKESTMQSMISMQVDGIVTDDPVLLQNQLTHISDRFISFISDLLFGQ, translated from the coding sequence TAACCTCAATGATGCAACAAGCCGATTTAACTTATTTAAGTCCTAGCGTCATCTATCACTTTATCTTTTCCCCCTCTACCCTTATTCTAGGTTTTTCAATGATTCTTTGTTTAGGCTATTATTTCTTTTTTGAAATTCAGGCCATTTTCATTCTCATTCAATCTGCCATTTATCAACAGAGACCTTCTATTTTTAGATTAATTGAGCAAAGTATTAAACAATCCTGTACGATCCTTTATCCAAAGAATATTATATTGCTATTTCCTTTAATTTTTTTCATCCCAGTATCCGCCTTTGTTTTTAAATTTGTCTTTTTAGATGGAGCCTCGATGACTGAGTTTTTATTTGACTTTATTTATCAAAGGGCTCCCTTACATCCAATGTATTTCGCTTTTATCGTCCTCATTGAATTATTATGCCTTCGCTTTATTTTTACTTGTCCGGTTTTTATTTATAAAAAAACATCTGTTTTATCCGCTTGTCAGGAAAGCTTTCAACTGACCCAAAAAAACGTTCGTCAGCTTATCCCCTTACTAATAAGCTGGTCATTATTAGTCGCGATTGCCTTTATGACCCTTTATGGATTTTTTATTTTCAGTTGTGCACTTGTCATTAAAGTAATACTTCCATCATCGCAAGCCATGATGGTCTTTTTTAACGCTTCCTTAATGATTAAAAACATGTTAACCATCATCGCTCCAAGTCTATTCCTAATTGGAACTTGTGCTTTTATAACGACATTATATGTTCAATCGCCTCATAGTTTTATCCCTCACCTCTTTTCAGGCTATGCTTCAAAGCGCCAACATCCAATTCTATTAGTAAGTACGACTCTTATTTTAAGCCTGTTAGTTGGGGAGCTCATTAGTCCAGATAATCTTTACAATGTTAACCAACACTTATCTGATGAAATGCAAATCATTGCTCATCGAGCGTCAGCCACTCATGCACCTGAAAATACATTAGCCGCCTTAGACTACGCCATATTAAGTGGCGCGCATATGGCAGAAATTGATGTTCAACAAACAAAAGATGGTGAAATTATCTTAATGCATGATGCTAATCTCAAACGAACAACTGGCTTTAATCGAAAAGTCAGTGAAGCCACTTATTCGGACATTCAAACACTTGAAGCAGGAAACTGGTTCTCTTCAGAATTTGACGGCGAACCAGTTCCAACGCTTGAAGAAGTCCTACAACGTAGTAAAGGTCAGATTACGTTGATGATTGAAATTAAAGCAAAAGATCATCCCGTTGATGTTGCACGGAAAGTCATTGAACTCATTAAAACATATAACATGGAAAAAGAATGTCTCATCGGTGCGATGGATTATCGCGTTTTACAAGCCGTCAAAATGATCAATCCAAAAATTCAAACCGTCTACATCACTGCGTTAGCTTACGGCGATTATCAAGATCTTGAAGATGTAGACTATTATTCCATCGAAGCCTCATTTATTTCATATGCTTTAATTGATCAGATTCATCGCTCTGGAAAGCAAATCTATGCTTGGACTGTCAATAAAGAATCAACCATGCAATCCATGATTTCCATGCAGGTCGATGGAATCGTCACCGATGATCCCGTTCTCTTACAAAATCAACTCACTCATATTAGCGATCGCTTCATCTCATTCATTTCAGACCTCCTTTTTGGCCAATGA